DNA sequence from the Leptospira limi genome:
GCCCTGTTGCCAATTTTGAAATGAAACTGGGATTACCTGTTATGAAAACAAGTTACCAAACAGATGGAAAAACAATTTGGTTTTATGGGCATTCTGGTTCTCTCCCACCTTTTTTTGCAGACTTAGTGTATGATCCTAATACGGAAATTGTTTCCTTTGTCGCAGGGAACACCCTTGGTTTACAAACAGGGAAACTAAAAAGTACCAATACAGAAGTGATGCAAGTGTTATGGGAAGAAAAAATGGGCATACAACCAGAACCAAGCCTCCTACCCATAATGGGCAATAAAGGATCAGTTCCAGGGGAAGAAGGGGTTTATATTTCTCCTATGGGAATCCACGAATACAAAAAAGGGAATCCGCCAACTCTCAGTTTGATGGGATTTGATGTAGGACTCATTGAAAAGGAAAATCGTTACGGAATCGACTTACGGGTATTATTCGGACTTATCAAAATTAACGATCCTAGTATCAATGAAATGCGTGTTGAATTTGAAACATGGGAAGGGAACTCTATATTTACATTGTATTCCAAGGATCTTCCCAAGGGTGTCGCAGGAATCGGAGTCAAATTTACACCAGACAACCGTTATCCGGATGCACAATTTTTTGGGACCTTCGTTACAAAAGAATCCTATGCCATCATTCCCAAACTCAAATTAGAAAAGGACAAACGGGGATTCCCACTTTTGACCATATACTATTCATTAGGTGAAATGGAAAACGCAGTCCAAGTTCCTTGCCAATGGGAAAATGACAACACACTGAGAATCTTAGGTTACGGGCGTAATTTAGGTGAGAGACTTACGATTGGGAGTAAAGAAGGAAAACCCTTGATCCAATACTCAGGTGGGGAATACCGAAAGGATTAAAACCCACAGCCGAACTGATTGGCAAATCCGCAAAGATATGTGCATTGCATGTAGAGGTCAGAACATCTTGATGGTCTGCTACCACCTGTAGATTGGCATGATGTATAATAATCCAATTGGGTAATGGTACAAAGACTTTTTAAATCCTTTTCTTTTCGATCTTCTTTAGAAATATCTGGCAATTTACATAATTGAAGAAAAAAACTAAGGCAAACAAACGAAAGTATTATAGGTAATATTTTGTGCAACTTTCTGGAATTTAAATTTTTACAATTACATTGAACAGTTGTCATATGATTCGGTTGATTTTGATAAGAATTTATAAAGAATGCTTTTTTTGAAAGAAATTTTTCGACAGACTACAAAATATTGAGAAGTTTGTTGATTTTTCATTTCGATTTAAGATTCTTTACCAATTAGAATTTTATGATTTCAACATTTAGAATCAATCTCCTCTTCATTGTCTCTGTTTTCCTACTTTTTTTCAATTGTAGTCGTTATGTTTACGAATCAACTTATACGATTCGTACAGACAATGTGAAAACAGCAGATGATCATTGGAACGAGTTAGTTTCCAAAAAAACGAATCCGAAAATTTTACTCTTTGGATTTCATACTTATAAAATATCCAAATCAGAGTCGACTCTACTCAAAAATGCTCAGTTTGCGGAAGTTGATTATAATACAGCTACTTACAAATTCTTTAAACATGGGCAATACATTGATACACAAAAGGCTGATAAAACCATACCCGTAAAAGACTTAGATCTTAAAAGATTTGTGATCGAATACCTATCAAAAACGGAAGCCACAGGGAAGGTAGAATTAGAAAAAATTTTGGTTCCAGCAAAAGGTAAAAAAGATAAATTTTTAATCAAAAAATTTGACGTTGATTATATCGTAATGGCGATTCATTTACCTTATTACCACGAAAGAACGAAAGCTGGAATTAACGCAGTCACTGGATTTTTTGGAATTATTACACTTGGGTTGATACCCATTTATGAAGCTTCTAAAGCTGAAACATTCTATGTTGTATTTGATAAAAACCTAAAATACCAAAACAGTTTTTATTATAATCGTCCTTACACAATTATATCAGCTTTGTGGATGATTCCGAACGAAGGATTCCAAACGTTTTTTAGTCAGGCAGAAGTTCCTCCTGAAAATGCTTACAAAATTCACGTGGAAGAATTTGAGAGAGAATTACTTTATCAGCTAACATTGAAAAAGTGACAGTTAGCTGAATCATTCAGCTAACTGTAAATTCGTAATGTAAATTACTTCTTTTTTGGAGCAGGAGTTGTTTCTTGAGTTCCTGTGCTTCCAACATTCAGTTTCGGATATTCTTTTTTATACATAGCGATATCCTCTTCTTCTAAACTACCTACACTTTTCGAGAAATTTCGAATCAGTCCTGTTTGTCTGGAAGTGTATTGTAATCTTCTTGTAGTTGCAAAATCGTCATTCATTGGGTCATAAAGGATGATACCAGCTAAGAAATCATAGATTTCAAGAGGATGGTACTCTATTTCTAAACCGACGATAAAAAAGCCAAAATGTCCCCCGACTCCCCAATAATCTCGGTAAGTTTGGTAAATTGCTTCTGATGGTTTATGAAACCAAAGTGCATCTGCATTGTAAGCAAGCCCACCTGTTCCAACTTTTGCTCCAAATACTCCAGCAGCTACAATCGGTCCAAGTCCAATTTCCGTGTTTGCTTCTGATTTGATACCCAACATCTTCTTTTGACCACCACCGATCGCAACGGTTGCACCAGAGTAAACTTCCCCTTGGATTGCTCGTGTTACGTGACCACCAACTCCAATTTGAGGACCAACGTGGAACCAACCTTCGAATTGGTCGATAAAATCGAAAACTCTATCTGGGATGTACCAAAGCACTTTTTCAGTTGTAGTTGGTTGCACTTTTGCCCGAAGAGCTTTGTTATAACCTAACAAAACTGTAGGAGTCACTGATTCAATTTGTTCAGCAGATGCTCCACTTTTAATTTCAGCGATGATGGGATCATCAGGATGTAAAACATCAATCACACTGATCACGCGGATAGCTTCTTCTGCTTTACCATTTGCTTTTAATTCTTTTGCTTCTTTTGCGATGGCTACTGCGGACTCGTTAATTTCTTTGATTGTTGGTGATGCACAATTCACAATCAAAAAAGAAAAAACGAAGGCAAGTAGAGCGATTTTTCTTCTCATAAATATCTCCTGGACGTCGATTTCAGCTTTTCTATCAAATTGAATCAAATAAAATTTTAAGATGAGTCAAAGATTTTAAACATGATTCGCTTCATAAAAATTTAAAATGTTATTATTTTACTTGCGTTAACAGGAGATTAACTTCCTAAACTAGCAAAAGTTTGGCTCATTTTGTCGCCTTACATTCTTTTCCCTTTTCGTAAATTTGTTTTATCGCATATTTTTAAGCTCCAATATGACAGAACATGCAAATTGAGAATCATTCCAATGAAAGACAGTTCCAGAACAAGGTTTGCTTTAGAATCAAAGACCGGGGTTCAAGTATAAAATCGAATTCTGCATTCTAAACGTTTGCTAGGTTGGAATTTTGTCGCGATAAACTGGACAAAATGAGTGGCTCTTTTCTAGGCATATGTTCCCGTTTTCCCCACGAAACGGATGGAAGTAAAAAGCATTTTTTCATTTTGAGAGGAGGGAGAATTCTGGCTTGTGCGAATGCAAAAAACGAAATTTGAGTGGGCCCTTGTTTTGGCACTGCATTTTTGTTTTCCGCCATTTTCCCTCTTCGGAGAACCCAATTCTCTGATTCTCCTGGATGCAGATAAAACCAAAGAATGGGGTGAGTTTCTTCCCAAACGAGAAGTCGATCAAAATTTACTACAATCCATGTTGGATGAAATCGGTGTTAGGCGGTTCGATTTGGATCCCAAATGGCTTAGGCTCGTCCATTATGAATCGAAGGGAAAAGAAAACTACCAAAGTAAAATCGTAAATTCTCGTTTTTACTTTTCTTCCGAGGGTAGAACCAATCCAAGAGCAGAATTGGAAGCGACCATTCATAGTTTTTTTGTAGAGGAACCCATTCCCGAAGGACTCATTCATCCTGTTTGTTCGTATCCAGCAAGGCATCAATTCATTAAACAAAAGTTTGGTGTGGATTTTTTGAAACGAAATGGAATTCGTTGTGATCGCTATGAAGTTTGGAAAGAATCAATCCATGTCGATTCGGTTTCCATTGTATTTGCTTCCTATTATCTAATGGCACCTGCTTCTGTTTTTGGGCATACAATGCTCAAGTTCAACCAAAAGTCAAATGAAGAGAATGGATCTGAAATTTTGGATTATGCGGTGAATGTTTCCGCCGATGCTCCCAATCTAGATCCCATTCGTTATGCCTACCATGGATTGTTTGGTGGATTCAAAGCCAAGTTTTCATTGTTCCCATATTATTTAAAGGTGAATGAATACAATGACCTCGAAAGTCGTGATATATGGGAATACCGATTGTCGTTAAACAAAGATGAGTTGGAACTCCTTGTTTCGCATCTTTGGGAATTGTCACGGGCAGAATTTGATTATTATTTTCTGAATGCCAACTGTGGCACATTCCTTGTCGAATGGTTGGATGTCGTAAAACCAGAACTCCATCTAAAATCAAAATTAGGTGGTGTTGTGAGTCCCGTTGATACCATTAAACTGTATACCCAAACAGAAGGTCTAGTCGTGGAAACAAAATACAGACCATCGTTGTATTCGGAGATCTCATTCCTTATTGGACAAATGGAACCGGAAGAAAAAAAAGCCTTCTATCATTTATTAGACACATCTAAAAATAAATCCTTTGATTTACACATCTTAGAAAACAAAGACAAAGGAATCCGCCATTCACTCATACTCGATGCTTTTTTATTGGCCTCTCGTTACCAAAGTTTCCAATCTCCAAAACCAAATGAGATCCAAACATCCAATGAACAAAAAACATTGGAGTTTCGTTCTAGGTTCCCAAACCCAACAGAAACTCTGTATGAAAGACTCATTCCGTCTCCACCTGAATTGGCACATCCCCAATCAAGGATTGTGACCGGTGGTGGTACTTCCAATTTTGGACCATTTTTGGAATGGAAATACCGATTTGCTTACCATGATTTACTCAATGTGAGTCAGGGTTCCCCACCAAACGGTGAGTTGGTGTTTTTTGATGGGAGTGTTCGTCACTATGAAGGGAAAAAAACAGAACTTACATCCTTAACATTCGTTCGATTGGTTTCATTAAGTCCTTACAATCCTATCTCAAAACATTTGTCTTATTTATTCGACTTTGGAATGCAAACCACTCTTTTCAAAAGCAAACAGAATCTATGGTGGGAAGGTTTGAATGGACGAGCGAAAACAGAATGGGAACGAAAACAAGTTCCCAATTTAGATCTTGCCGCAGGTTGGACATTTGCTGATGAATTTTCGAAAACCAAAGATCGGTTAGGCACGATATCCTTTTTATTGGGTATCAAATCGCAATTCCATCCGAGATGGGAACAAGGGGGAAGGTTTGGTCCTAACGTCCAAACCCTTTACCAAAAAGAGTGGGGGAATTGGAAGGTGTTAGGTGGGTTTTTTATCCAACACTATTGGAACCAAACCATCAAAAACCAAATTGGATCGACTGTTACTTTGCGATACTTATGGTCACAAGAATCAGAATTCCGTGTGGAAATGAAAAAGGAACCAAACTACCAAGAAGTATCTGGTTCTTTTCATTATTTATTTTGAGTTGGTTCTTCAAATTTTTTTTGGTTTCTGTAATGAGCCAAATAGGTTATGAGAACTAAAGCCCCTACAGGAACGGCAAAATAGATATGAACTTGGATGAGCCCAGCAATCATTCCCAAAATTCCACCTAAGAATTGTATTACGACCAAATTCCCACCAGTATTGTCCAAAATCATTTTTTCCAAATCGTCTGTATCAAGTGCCATCACTCTTTCTTCAACAAGTGCTGTTACATTGATATTATGGACAAATTTTTCTATATTGGTTTTGAGATACGCTTTTCCTTCTTCACTATTCATAAATTCAAGAAGGCGTTTTTTTACCCAATCCACTGCACGGAAAAAGTTTTTTTCGATTTCTTCCCAGTTGTTGGGATCATCCAAATAAGATTGTAAACGTTCAATGCCCGATGGCAATAGGTTTTGTCTGGCGTAATCACCACTGGCTTCCAACCAATTGGATATTTTACCTGTAATGAATTCTTGTGTTTCCTTGGAATTGAGTCTTTCTTGTAAACCAGCCATCATATCATCCATCATTTTCATAAATTGATCGGATGTTTCGGGGTCTTTGACAAAACGTTCTAACAGTTCGCGGATTGCATCTTCGTTGAAGGAAAATATTTTTTTCACACCAATTCCAATTTTTCCCAATGTACTTCGTGTTTTTAAATATTCTTCGAGTCCTTCGTTTAAAAGGTTCGCAAGTTTAGGCATCTCTTCTAGTAAAATGACTCGGAGTTGTTTTCCCAACTCTTCACGATTGGTTTCTTCTGTTAGGTAATAGGTTAGGCGGTTTCTTGTGTATTCCCAAAGTTTTTGTACTTCTTCAGGACGTTCCGCCATTTTTTTCATGGTTTCTTCTGAAAAATCAAAGATCACTTCTAAAATTTCAGGGCCACGTTCCTTTAACATGGAAATGATTTTGGTAACAAGTAAGGTGCGGATTTCGTCGTTGTGGATGGCTTCGTCAATTTCTTTGACAATTTTTTGGATTCCAGTTTCGACTAAGTTCCTTTCATAGATATAAGCAATGATGATGTCGGGATGGAGTAAATTACTTTGGATGCTCTCTCCTAAAGACTTTGCAATTTTTGATTTGTTTTTGGGGACAAGCCCAGACCAACCGAGCACCTTACCATGTTTTGGTTGGAATAACATTTTGATCGCAAGGAAGTTGGTGTAATAACCAACCATGCCCGCCATAAGCACAACAAAGATTGCGTTGATCCAAATATTCCCTTCGTAGTAAATTTGAAACCCACCACAAATAACGGAAAATAATACGAGGAGTCTACGATACCAAGTATCTAACTTAGCAACATCCATCTTATTCCTCTTCTAATTTTAAATATCTACCACTGAGTTTTCGTAAAAAACCTCGAGGGATGAGTTCTGAAACGGTGATCGCACCTTGGTTAAAACTTCCAGTGATACAAACTGCTTGGTTGTATTTGAGTGCACTTAACGACTCGTCAACGACCTCATCTGCATTTTGCCACATAAATGAAGGGTATTTGGACTTGCTGATTCCTGCACGTTGGTGGAAGTCAGAATGAGTGAGGCCTGGGCAAAGTGCTTGTACATGAATGCCGTAGTTTTTAGCTTCTTCATGAATGGATTCAGTGAAAGATTTAACAAACGCTTTTGTTGCCGCATATATAGCACTGCCAGGTGCTGGCAAATAACCAGCGATAGATGCCACATTGATTAAATAACCTTTTTTATTCTTTTTGAATCGGTTCAGTGCTGTGTGTGAAAGGTGAACAAGGGTTTTTACATTCAAACTCACCTCATCTAATTCTTTATCAAGAGGAAGGGCCGCAAATTCACCAACAGTTCCAAATCCTGCATTATTCACCAATAGTTCGGCATCTTTATCTTTTTCAATGATACTTGATAGTTCTTCCACATCTTTCTTTTTGGTAAGGTCTAAGACGAAATACTTCAACATTCCTCTCGACTTTGGTTCCAATTCGTGGATGACTTTTTTTAAGTCCGCTTCCGTCCGAGAAATTAAAAAAACATTATAATCTTTGCCGAGTGCTCTAACAAATTCTTTTCCGATACCTTGCGATGCGCCTGTAACATATGCATTTTTCATTCGATGGGATTCCTCTTCATTAGAACGGCAGTTGATCCGTCCGGGTAGTATTTTTTACGTCTCTCAAGTTCATTGAAACCAACAGACAAATAGAGTTTGATTGCTGGTTCGTTTGATTCATTCACTTCTAAGAAAAATTCCTTTTTTGGGAATTCTTTAAATAAGTGTTCTAACAATTGTTTTGCTAGGCCTAACTTTCTAAAGTTGGGTAATGTAGCGATTCGGAAAATTTCAATTTCCCAAGGTGTCTCACAAACTAACGCATAACATTGTATGTTTTGGTCACCAATACCAAATGCGGCATGGAATTCCAAATGAGTTTGGATCATCTTATGTGTCCATTCTTCACCTGCAAAACATAGTTTTTCCCAAGTAAGGATCTCTGGCAAATGGACTTCACCCAACCTTTGAAAACTAAGAGACATAATCACATTTTTTTCTTTTCATCCAAAAGAAAGAAACTAAAATCGAACCGATGGGCACAAAAAACAACTGGTTTTCAATGGTTTTCACACTCAAGTGGGGAGTTGTTTTGGGTTCGCTCCTCTTTTTGACCCATTGTGATTACTTAAAATCCCTTACCGAATCCCGCTACCGCAAACGAATCGGTGGAGAACCCACAGAAAAAGACATCGTCAATTGGAAAGAGAAATTGGCCTTGGAAGAAGCAGAAATTGAAGAAATGGACAAACGGATCCGAAAATTGGTCCAAAAGTCCAACCAATCGGCTGCACTCTCATGGAAAATTGCCCGCGCTTATATGCGTGCAGGTTCCGCAGATGTGGGTGTCCGTTATTACGAAGAAGCCGTCACAGAATCCATTCCCAATGCAAAACAAGGTGGATTTGAAATCCATTCTTACGAATCCGCTTTACCTTTTTTTGAAAAGGCCATCCAGTCGGGAAAATTAGACAAACAATTGTTATATGAAACAGCTGTTGCTTATGCAAATGCATCTAAAGATATGGGGTGGGAACCTACACGAAGGAGCCGTGCTATAAGTTTATTCAAACAATTGGCAAAATTAGACAAAGACGATACTCGCTTCCCATTTCAATTGGCACTGATCTATTTTGATTCTTCCTTGAAAGATGAAAGTTGGAATGGAAAACTAGCAAATGGTTATGATGAATTGGATTCCGCATTTTCATTGTTAGACCAAATATTGCGAAAAGAACCTTATAATGTACCCACTCGTTTTGCGAAGGCCAATTTTTTATACCAAATTGGAAAGTCTTCTCTAGCTTATGATGAATACCTTCGTATCAAATCCATTTTAGAAGAAATGAAGGGGAAAGGAAGTATCCGAGAACCTTTGGAAGAAAACTCTTCTTACCAAAATGTTTTGAAGAATTTAACTGCACTTGGGGCCCAAAACAAATCTAACTGACCTAATCCCATGTGGTACTTTCCATTTTGGGTCATCCGAAAGTTCTTTCTTTTTTACGCAAAACAAAGATTTGGCGTAATTATGATCACTTTTTACCTTTATTTCAATCTTTGCCCATGTTCTTCAAAGAAGATGATTGGAAATTTTGGTTAACGGAATGTAAGGCTTGGGAACAAAACAAAGACCCTCGTTGGAACTTGGTATCCTATTTTGATTCCAATTATCCAAAACTTCTCAAAGAAATTTATGATCCCCCACTTGTGATTGTGGGAATGGGTGACCTAACTTTATTGCAGAAAGACCTTTTTGCCATTGTGGGCACTCGTAAATCTTCACCTGTTTCCTTATCTGCAACAAAAGCACTTGTTGGTTCATTCTCTGAAAAAGAAAACATCGCCATTGTCTCAGGTATGGCCCTCGGGATTGACAGACAGGCTTTTGTCACTGCACTCGAATTTGGAATCCCAGTTGTGGGAGTTCTCGGCACCACACTTGGAATCGAATACCCACCAGGGAATCGTGACCTTTACAAACAAATTAAAAATGACCCCAAACAATTGTTAATCTCTGAATTCCTACTGCATACGGAACCTGCAAAGTGGACATTTCCTAAACGAAATCGTGTGATTTCTGGTCTTTGCCAAAAGGTTTTTATCATGGAGTCAGGTAAAAAATCGGGCACTATTTCAACGGCGATGAGTGCTATGGAACAAAACAGAGAAATATTTGTTTTTGATCACCCAAAACAATTTGATAACGAAGGAGGTAAGATGTTGTTACGGCAAGGTGCGAGTCTTTTGTATGGTGGGAGTCAATTCGTAAAAACGGAAACGGTAAAACGAAACATTTATACTTACGAAGAGTGGCAAAAACTAAAAAACACCTCCTTCCTTCAGAAAAAGGAAGAAGTGGTGTTGGATTTTCAATTTAACCTTTAAAGATAAAGCCAGCGATTGTTGCGATTACATAGATCACTAGTAAAAATACACCAAACGGACGTTTGATTTTATCTTTGGAGAATACAATTCCCAAACGGAATAAAACGAGAACAATGAGCATCGAAGGAAAATAAAAACTGAAAAAACTTACGGGAGCTTCGAGTCCATTTTTTGTGACGGCAGCTGCTGCACCTGATACAAAGAGAACGTTTAAGATA
Encoded proteins:
- a CDS encoding Lnb N-terminal periplasmic domain-containing protein; translation: MQKTKFEWALVLALHFCFPPFSLFGEPNSLILLDADKTKEWGEFLPKREVDQNLLQSMLDEIGVRRFDLDPKWLRLVHYESKGKENYQSKIVNSRFYFSSEGRTNPRAELEATIHSFFVEEPIPEGLIHPVCSYPARHQFIKQKFGVDFLKRNGIRCDRYEVWKESIHVDSVSIVFASYYLMAPASVFGHTMLKFNQKSNEENGSEILDYAVNVSADAPNLDPIRYAYHGLFGGFKAKFSLFPYYLKVNEYNDLESRDIWEYRLSLNKDELELLVSHLWELSRAEFDYYFLNANCGTFLVEWLDVVKPELHLKSKLGGVVSPVDTIKLYTQTEGLVVETKYRPSLYSEISFLIGQMEPEEKKAFYHLLDTSKNKSFDLHILENKDKGIRHSLILDAFLLASRYQSFQSPKPNEIQTSNEQKTLEFRSRFPNPTETLYERLIPSPPELAHPQSRIVTGGGTSNFGPFLEWKYRFAYHDLLNVSQGSPPNGELVFFDGSVRHYEGKKTELTSLTFVRLVSLSPYNPISKHLSYLFDFGMQTTLFKSKQNLWWEGLNGRAKTEWERKQVPNLDLAAGWTFADEFSKTKDRLGTISFLLGIKSQFHPRWEQGGRFGPNVQTLYQKEWGNWKVLGGFFIQHYWNQTIKNQIGSTVTLRYLWSQESEFRVEMKKEPNYQEVSGSFHYLF
- a CDS encoding Lp29 family lipoprotein — its product is MISTFRINLLFIVSVFLLFFNCSRYVYESTYTIRTDNVKTADDHWNELVSKKTNPKILLFGFHTYKISKSESTLLKNAQFAEVDYNTATYKFFKHGQYIDTQKADKTIPVKDLDLKRFVIEYLSKTEATGKVELEKILVPAKGKKDKFLIKKFDVDYIVMAIHLPYYHERTKAGINAVTGFFGIITLGLIPIYEASKAETFYVVFDKNLKYQNSFYYNRPYTIISALWMIPNEGFQTFFSQAEVPPENAYKIHVEEFERELLYQLTLKK
- a CDS encoding DUF445 family protein; this encodes MDVAKLDTWYRRLLVLFSVICGGFQIYYEGNIWINAIFVVLMAGMVGYYTNFLAIKMLFQPKHGKVLGWSGLVPKNKSKIAKSLGESIQSNLLHPDIIIAYIYERNLVETGIQKIVKEIDEAIHNDEIRTLLVTKIISMLKERGPEILEVIFDFSEETMKKMAERPEEVQKLWEYTRNRLTYYLTEETNREELGKQLRVILLEEMPKLANLLNEGLEEYLKTRSTLGKIGIGVKKIFSFNEDAIRELLERFVKDPETSDQFMKMMDDMMAGLQERLNSKETQEFITGKISNWLEASGDYARQNLLPSGIERLQSYLDDPNNWEEIEKNFFRAVDWVKKRLLEFMNSEEGKAYLKTNIEKFVHNINVTALVEERVMALDTDDLEKMILDNTGGNLVVIQFLGGILGMIAGLIQVHIYFAVPVGALVLITYLAHYRNQKKFEEPTQNK
- a CDS encoding outer membrane protein assembly factor BamD; this translates as MRRKIALLAFVFSFLIVNCASPTIKEINESAVAIAKEAKELKANGKAEEAIRVISVIDVLHPDDPIIAEIKSGASAEQIESVTPTVLLGYNKALRAKVQPTTTEKVLWYIPDRVFDFIDQFEGWFHVGPQIGVGGHVTRAIQGEVYSGATVAIGGGQKKMLGIKSEANTEIGLGPIVAAGVFGAKVGTGGLAYNADALWFHKPSEAIYQTYRDYWGVGGHFGFFIVGLEIEYHPLEIYDFLAGIILYDPMNDDFATTRRLQYTSRQTGLIRNFSKSVGSLEEEDIAMYKKEYPKLNVGSTGTQETTPAPKKK
- a CDS encoding tetratricopeptide repeat protein, yielding MGTKNNWFSMVFTLKWGVVLGSLLFLTHCDYLKSLTESRYRKRIGGEPTEKDIVNWKEKLALEEAEIEEMDKRIRKLVQKSNQSAALSWKIARAYMRAGSADVGVRYYEEAVTESIPNAKQGGFEIHSYESALPFFEKAIQSGKLDKQLLYETAVAYANASKDMGWEPTRRSRAISLFKQLAKLDKDDTRFPFQLALIYFDSSLKDESWNGKLANGYDELDSAFSLLDQILRKEPYNVPTRFAKANFLYQIGKSSLAYDEYLRIKSILEEMKGKGSIREPLEENSSYQNVLKNLTALGAQNKSN
- a CDS encoding GNAT family N-acetyltransferase, producing MSLSFQRLGEVHLPEILTWEKLCFAGEEWTHKMIQTHLEFHAAFGIGDQNIQCYALVCETPWEIEIFRIATLPNFRKLGLAKQLLEHLFKEFPKKEFFLEVNESNEPAIKLYLSVGFNELERRKKYYPDGSTAVLMKRNPIE
- a CDS encoding SDR family NAD(P)-dependent oxidoreductase, whose product is MKNAYVTGASQGIGKEFVRALGKDYNVFLISRTEADLKKVIHELEPKSRGMLKYFVLDLTKKKDVEELSSIIEKDKDAELLVNNAGFGTVGEFAALPLDKELDEVSLNVKTLVHLSHTALNRFKKNKKGYLINVASIAGYLPAPGSAIYAATKAFVKSFTESIHEEAKNYGIHVQALCPGLTHSDFHQRAGISKSKYPSFMWQNADEVVDESLSALKYNQAVCITGSFNQGAITVSELIPRGFLRKLSGRYLKLEEE
- a CDS encoding DNA-processing protein DprA, coding for MGHPKVLSFLRKTKIWRNYDHFLPLFQSLPMFFKEDDWKFWLTECKAWEQNKDPRWNLVSYFDSNYPKLLKEIYDPPLVIVGMGDLTLLQKDLFAIVGTRKSSPVSLSATKALVGSFSEKENIAIVSGMALGIDRQAFVTALEFGIPVVGVLGTTLGIEYPPGNRDLYKQIKNDPKQLLISEFLLHTEPAKWTFPKRNRVISGLCQKVFIMESGKKSGTISTAMSAMEQNREIFVFDHPKQFDNEGGKMLLRQGASLLYGGSQFVKTETVKRNIYTYEEWQKLKNTSFLQKKEEVVLDFQFNL